The Ornithinibacillus sp. 4-3 region AGTATCTGTTATTACAAATAATGAAATAGATCATATCAATATATTAGAAGCTACCAAAAAAGCAATGCGGCTTGCGATTACATCCTTACATATTCGGCCAGAGCATGTCTTAATTGATGCTGTAGAGCTTTCTTTAAAGGATATAACAACAGAAAGTATAATTAAGGGAGATCAGAAAAGCATTTCTATTGCAGCAGCGAGTATTTTGGCAAAGGAAACAAGAGATGTATTAATGGAAGAGCTTCATGAGCAATATCCTGAGTATGGTTTTATACAACATATGGGATATGGAACAAAAGCACATCTAGAGAATCTTGCTAAATATGGAGCATCTCCAGTGCATCGAAAATCATTTGCACCAGTTAAAAAAAGTATGGGATAGGGGGTTATTATGATTAATATTCAACATATTGATCGCAATCAATTTTTAAAATTAATAAAAACCCCGTTACAGCTAAAGCCTGGACAAATCCTTCAAGGTAAAATTACGAAAATTTTTCCAAATAATAAGGCAGAAATACAATTAGGTAATCAAACAATGATTGCTCAATTAGAGGCCCCTTTACAGACGGGTAAAGCTTACCATTTTCAAGTGCAAGGGAAGGAAGATATTGTCCACCTAAAAGTATTGAGTGAAATGAAGCAAGGTAAGGATATAGGTCAGCAAGCAGAGCATTTATTGAAGCAATTAGGCATGAAAGGAAACAAGCTTCAATCAGAATTTGTTCAGTTCCTATTAAATGAAAAAATACCTTTCCAAAGAAGTCAATTACAGCAATCCTTTCAATTATTGACTGGGACTACAGATAAATCAACGACATTTAGTTTATTAAAAACAATGACTTCTAAACAAATCCCAATTTCCGAGGAATTTTTTCAAGCTTTATATACAAGAGGAAATCATAATCTTTCTGAACTTATAAATGAATTGAAATCCTATTTAGAACAACAGAATTTACCAGTAACGATACAGAAAAAAGCATTAGCACAATTGACTCAATTTTTATCACAACCAAATACTCCAAATCCGTTATTAGCTTTATTTATGCAAGGTTCCGAAGAGGAACGGTTAAAGCTATTTCAAATGTTAAAGTCGCTAGGAATAATAGGGCAAAAGCTGGATTTTTCGGCATGGAAATCACGAATGCAAAATTCACAAATGGGAGAAATAAGTAATGATATGGCTTCCTCGGTAAGGAGTTTACATGAAGGAATAATAAAGCAGGAACTACTTGCTAATGAGGAACAGATTCGAAATCAATCCCAATTGATACTACAAAAATGGCATCATATCATCCAAACAAATCGTCCTATGGAAGCTTTAAATTTCCAGTTATTATCACATGATATTGCAAATCGTATCGTTGCACATGCCTCGTCAGGACTGGGACAGGCGCTTCAAACTTTATTACAAAATAACCCAGCATCATTGCAAGAATTGATGCAAGCCTTACAAGTATTACAAGCACCAACCTCGATAGATACAAAAGTTACCGAGCTACCGGGTGCCATTCGGAATTTTATTATTCAGCAGGATGCTCAAATTTTATCGGGGAATGGGAGACAAATCAGTAGCAATATTCAAAGTTTTTTAGATCAATGGCTACATCTAATGAAAAATACAATTGAGCTTCAGCAACCAATGGAAAATAGAGTATTTCAAGCATTTCAGCGAGACTTAGCAGAAAATATTATTCCAAGTATACCAAGAAATACAGCACAATGGATATTATCTACCTTACAAAATAGCCCAACATCTATTCAACAAATTGCTCAATATTTACAAGCCTTACAATTACCAAATGCAATGGAAGCTTCGACTCCTTTATGGAGTACAGCTAGTCAAACACTGATGGAACAAGAACTTCAGTCATTGCTAAGAAATGAGACAGCATTAAGAAATGGTATCCAAACAGTGATGCAACAGTGGCCAGTATCACCAGATTCATCTTCTTTTTCTTTATTTGCACGGGATGTAATGGAGCATGTTCTACCAAATGTATCAAGAAATTTTGCTCAAGGACTTGATTCCATGCTGCAAAATAATCCAAAATCGATACAGCAGTTGATGCAAACGATGCAGTTATTTGCTGGAGAAGATGTTTACCAGCAGGCGAATCACTTATTAACAATGCGAGAGCCTATGCAATTTCATTTTACAAAAGAACAATTCATGACTCAATTAAAGCAATATTTGCAGCTCATGGGTTTTTCAGAAGGAAATGCACAGACAGAGGTACAAGAGACCTCTATCAAACATATGCTCACGCAATTATTACAACAGGGTGAGCAAGGTGTAAATCAGCGCGCGACGCAGCTAATGCATATGGTTAATGGTCTACAGTTAACAGCTCTAAATGAGTCTAATAATTTGATTCATGCTAGTCTACAGCTACCTGGTAAGATGTTTGGTTTACCAGAAGACTTTCAGCTTGAATTTGAGGGACAGAAAGCAGTTGATGGAAAGTTAAATAGTGATTATTGTCGAATTGTATTTTTCCTTCATTTGGGAAATTTACAAGACACGACAATCGATATGCATGTTCAAAAGCGGGTGGTTAGTATCACTATTTTTAATGATAATACACAGCTTCAAAAATTAGGTTCTCGCTTCCAGAAATTACTTGAGGAAGGATTAGAGGAAATAGGTTATGTCCTTTCTAATGTGACATATAAACCGTATAGTCAACAGAATACAGTAAAGCATGTAACGACACATCAAAATCAATCAGTAACTGTGGAAGGAGTTGATTTCCGCATATGACAAAGGATCAGAAGCGCAAAAAAGCTGTAGCATTAAAATATGATCAAGATAAAGGGGCTGCACCAATCATAACCGCATCTGGTAAAGGTCTTATTGCAGATGCAATAATCGACAAAGCTGCAGAACATCAAATACCGACATTAGAGGATGAATCATTAGTAGAAATCCTATCACAGCTTGATATTAATCAAACAATACCAGATGAGCTTTATCAGGCAGTTGCTGAGGTTTTCGCATTTATTTATCACACAGATAAGAACGTTGAATATTCGGAAAAAAACAAATAAGGTAATACCGCGATTTAACGGATTTTTTGTCTTGTTAAATTTATTTTTTTTTACTAGAATAGAAATCATAGTGATTTTGAATGGAGGATAAAGAATGAACATTCATGAATATCAAGGAAAAGCAATTTTACGTAGTTATGGTGTAGCTGTTCCAAATGGACATGTTGCCTTTACTGTAGAAGAGGCTGTTGAAGCAGCAAAGAAATTAGGAACTGAAGTATGTGTAGTAAAAGCTCAAATCCACGCAGGTGGACGTGGGAAAGCTGGCGGTGTTAAAGTAGCTAAAAATTTAGATGAAGTACGTACATATGCTGATGAAATTTTAGGCAAAGTTTTAGTTACTGCACAAAACGGTCCAGATGGTACAGAAGTAAAACGTCTTCTAGTTGAAGAAGGATGCGATATTCAAAAAGAATATTACATTGGATTAGTACTTGATCGTTCAACTTCTCGTGTTGTAATGATGGGTTCTGAAGAAGGTGGAACTGAAATCGAAGAGGTTGCAGCAGAAACACCTGAGAAAATTTTCAAAGAAGTAATTGATCCAGTAGTTGGATTAGCTCCATACCAAGCAAGAAGACTTGCATTTAATATTAATATTCCAAAAGAATTAGTAAACAAAGCAGTGAAGTTCATGATGGGACTTTACCAAGCTTTCGTAGAAAAAGATTGTTCAATTGCTGAAATTAACCCATTAGTAAC contains the following coding sequences:
- the sucC gene encoding ADP-forming succinate--CoA ligase subunit beta, with product MNIHEYQGKAILRSYGVAVPNGHVAFTVEEAVEAAKKLGTEVCVVKAQIHAGGRGKAGGVKVAKNLDEVRTYADEILGKVLVTAQNGPDGTEVKRLLVEEGCDIQKEYYIGLVLDRSTSRVVMMGSEEGGTEIEEVAAETPEKIFKEVIDPVVGLAPYQARRLAFNINIPKELVNKAVKFMMGLYQAFVEKDCSIAEINPLVTTGDGEVLALDAKLNFDDNALYRHADIADFRDLDEEDEKEIEASKHDLSYISLDGNIGCMVNGAGLAMATMDIIKHYGGDPANFLDVGGGATAEKVTEAFKIILSDSNVKGIFVNIFGGIMRCDVIAEGVVEATKQVGLEIPLVVRLEGTNVELGKKILDESGLNITSASSMADGAEKIVALVK
- a CDS encoding EscU/YscU/HrcU family type III secretion system export apparatus switch protein, whose amino-acid sequence is MTKDQKRKKAVALKYDQDKGAAPIITASGKGLIADAIIDKAAEHQIPTLEDESLVEILSQLDINQTIPDELYQAVAEVFAFIYHTDKNVEYSEKNK